ATTCGTGTTCGTAGAATGGGACATCGAAAAAGAATGGCTCCGGATATACTCCGAGTATAAAAGGGTCATTACATTAATATCCGAAATAAAGTTCACCCTCAATATATAGGCATCGGGGGGTGTACGGTTTCATACCAAAGTCAACCGTTATTCATTTGAGGATAAGCTCTTAGTGTAGCCTGAGGTAATAATAATGGCCGGCAGCTGATACTACCGACCTGAAAATTGACTGCATGATATATGTTATCTGGCCTGCCAGACGACCTGCTTGCCGTAGTCGCAACGAAGGTGAAAGCCTGCCGATTATTTTTGCCCGCTTGGGCGCAGTCTGGCGGAGAGTCAGGGATTTGAACCCCGGATCCCGTTCATCACGGGATACACGATTTCGAGTCGTGCGCCTTCAGCCAGCTCGGCCAACTCTCCGCAAATATTTACTAAATAAAACAAACACGGAGTATGTCTTTGTGCGCCTTTCCCGCCTTGGGCGGGACCCCGCTGCGGCGGTGGCAGCCAGCTCGGCTCACCTCCGCTTGGGGCGGAGGGACCCCGCCGCTATTATATTCCAATCATTGTGGCGGTGGCAACTCTCCGCTTATTTATTAACCAACTTTTTAAAGGCATTGCCGCTTTTATATCTCTTAATCTGGCGCTCACGCCGAAATGCGTCTTCTTTAGTCTTGAATTCTTCTGTATGCACTATAACAAACGGTCCGCTATTTTTGATGGACTTGGTTTGGTTTGCGTTATGTCGCTTTAAACGCTGTACCAAGTCTGAAGTGTAGCCGGTATAATAGTTCTTTGTCGTAATGCTTTGAATGATATAGACCCAATACATAATCGTGCGCCTTTCCCGCCTGGAGTGGGGAACCCGCTGCTGCTGCTGCTCGCCTCTGTTGCCGGTGCCAGGCCAGAAAACAATGGATCAGGCCCGGGGCCTCTTGTTGATCATCTGCCGCAGGACCCCGGTGACGAATCTAGTTTTCCAGTCTTCCATTGACTTGGAAAGTTCAACCCGCATGGCTTCCAAGAACGGCTCGACGTTCTCCGGCGTCGCGGCCTCCAGCTTGAGGCCGGCAGTTTGCTCGATCTTCCGGATGGTATCCTCCGGCGCTTCAGGAGCGTAGCGCTGGAAGATATCGAGGATCGTGTGTTTTATATTGCTTTCGTCCGTGTCGATCGTCATGGTCAGGATCCTGTCAAATATTTGTCCACCTGCATCTGCAGACGCTGAGGCGGGGCCATCACGAACCGGCAATCGCCGGCTCCGGCGGCGAGGCACATTATCTCCCGGGCGTCGAGCTCGATCCCGAAGCTGAACGAGCACCATCCCGCCGAATATCCCGCCGAGAACAGGCATACCGGGTGGTCGCTCCGTTTTCCCTGGCGCAGGCAGGCAGCCGACTCAAACGTATTGGGATGGTTGTAAACCAGCAGGTAGTTCTCATCGGGCGTGGGCCTGCTTTCGGGCAGAATGTCCACAAACGCCCAGCCGGTGTGGCTGAAATGGACCGGGCCGGCCGACAACCGCTGGATAGGATCCTTCAACCCCAGCTTTTCGGCGAAATGCCGGGCATCGCTGCGTCCCACGGTTTTAGCCAGATCGTAGAGAAACGAAGCGGCGACCTCAGCGCCAAAATCGGCGATCATCTTGTTCCGCAGCGAAAGGAAAATGGATTCTCCCCGCATCAGGATATAGCGTTCTCCGCCGATGGTGATGACTCCCTTGGTCGGGTCCGACACCATGCTGGCGAAAAAGGAACGGACGTTCTTTTCGGCCTCCGCAAATATTGACTCGAATTGTGCGGGGACTTTTACCGTTTGTGCCATTTTATCTCCTTTGTTAAAATATTTACATCATTTTTATTAATGGGGGCAATAAATAAATTGCACGGATTTTCTCTGATTACGCCGATTCCAAACCGTACCTGCGTGCCTGCCTATGCCGAAGCGGCTACGCGCAGGCAGGCCATGGTGCGCTTCAGCACGCCATGCCCCGCCTAAAGGCGAGGCTCCGCTTTGCCACCGCTTTGCGGGGCAAGCGGGGCCGTGGGCAGGCGTGGAGGAGAGGTTGCTAATATGAAAGCGTAAGCGGATAGAATGCAACAAATATATTGACCGGGTTAATATATCATGGACGCCGTTGAAAGTCAAAGTTTTTCCGTTTTTCTTTAAAAAAGTCTTTCAGTAGTTTTGAAGATTCTTCCCGTAAAACGCCGCTTTTGATTTCTATCCTGTGATTGAGGCGCCTGTCCCCGGCGATATTAAATGCCGAGCCGCAGGCACCGGCCTTGGGGTCAACTGCCGCAAATACCAGCCGGTCGATCCGGGCCAGCGCCATGGCTCCGGCGCACATGGTACAGGGCTCCAGGGTTACATACAGGGTACAGCCGGTAAGCCGCCAGCGGCCAAGCTTTTTTGCAGCTTGTGCCAGGGCGATGATCTCGGCGTGCCGGGAGGCGTCTTGTTTTGTCTCCACTTGGTTCCAGCCCCGCCCCACGATCCTGCCACTGTAAACGACCACGGCCCCGACCGGGACTTCGTTGTTCAGGGCCGCCTTTTGGGCCAGCTTCAGGGCCCGTTGCATATATGGCAGGTCTTGGTCGGTCATAAAAATGGTACGCCCGAGAGGATTTGAACCTCTAACCTACGGATTCGTAGTCCGTTGCTCTATCCAGTTGGGCTACGGGCGCACAAATGGTTTCGTTTGATCAAAGCAAGAACGTAACTATTTAGCCATCAGATTTTTTTCACACCAGGCTCACAAGAGTCTTATTGGCTATACGGCAGGACGATAACTCAGTGCCGGTTCGTGATGGCGAATTACCCCAGAAACTCTGCCAAAGGGCTCGCTACCGGGGCTTCTGGGCGGGCTTTGAGGCCCTTCGATTTAACTCAGGGCCTGTTTGGTGTGATGAAAGGCTGGCCCGAATAGTTACTCCAGAACTCTAATTATAACTTGTTAAGGCATTTCAAGTCAAGCCATTTTTAGGGGGCGAATAAAAAATAAAATAAAAGGCTTGTAATTTTAAAAACTAATTGATACAATATCAAACTGGAGCAGCAGTCGTTATTTTTTAACGGAGATTAAATAATGAAACTAGACGCCAGCCTGGTAAAATATTTGGGCCAGCCATTGGCCGAAAAATTAGAGAGCGGAAAACTTTCGGGCGAGGAAACCCGGCAAGCCTCCGAGAAGCTCAACCGACTATTTGCGGCGTTGTCGCCCTACCTGCCGAGGGGGCTGCACGCCCGGCGGCAGGGACTGATCAAGGGCGAAAAGCTGACGGCCGCCATCCTGCTGGCCGACGTCTCCGGGTTCACCACTTTATCGGAACGGCTTTCCCGCACCGGCAAGGAGGGGGCCGAGGAGGTCACCAGCATCATCAACGGCTATTTTTCGCCGCTGATAAAAATCGCCCTGAAATACGGGGGGGACCTAATCCGCTTTGGCGGCGATTCCATCACCGTTATTTTTGAGCCCCTTCCGGACGAAACCGCCGGCAAAGAACGCCGGGCCGCCCAGGCCGCCTGGGAGATGGCCGAGTTCGTAAAAAATTTTGCCGAGGTAAAAACCTCCATCGGCTCGTTCCCGGTGGGCCTGCACCTGGCTTTGCACACCGGAAGCTTTACCATCTGCCGGGTGGGAAGCGAAAAGGAAGGCCTGCAGTACCTGCTGGCCGGCCAATCGGCCGCCGCGGCCGCCAGGCTGGAGGACGAAGCCGAGGCCGGGCAGATCCTAATTTCCAAAGAAATGCACCAGGCTCTGACCGGATCGGTAAAGGACGAAAAAAAATCCGGGGATACCTTCCAGCTTCTGGAATTGACGGACCAGGCTCCGGCCGGCCTGGAGCAAAAAGAGGAAGCCGACCTCAGCCCCGAAACCATGGCCCAAAAGATCCAGGATCTGGCCGCCTACCTGCCGCCTTGGCTTTTCCAAAGGATGATCGCCGACCCCAAGTCCGGGGCCCAGAGCGGGGAGCATACCCGGGCCACGGCGCTGTTCCTGAGTTTTTCCGGCCTGGATTTTGACCACGACGCCAGCGCGGTGGCCAAACTGCAGAACTATTACCAGGTGCTGCAGCAGACGGTGAAATCTTACGACGGGCATCTCAACAAGATTGACTCCGGCCAGGACGGCCAAAGGGCTTTGATCCTTTTCGGCGCCCCCCAATCCCACGAGGACGACGAGATAAGGGCCGCCCTCTGCGGGCTGGAGATGCTTTCGCATCAGGAGTTTTCCTACGGCGGCATGCACCAGAAATTCGGCATCAATTCAGGCTATGTCTTTGCCGGGACGGTGGGCTCGGCGGCCCGCCGGGAATACACCGCCATGGGCGACGAGGTCAACCTGGCCGCCCGGCTGATGGGCTCGGCCCAGGACGAGGAGCTTTTGATCACCGAGGCCACCCACCGCAAATGCAAGAACAAGTTCCTGGCCGAGCCCCTGGGCGAGCGCCAGTTCAAGGGCAAGGCGCACCCCATCAGCATCTTTAAAGTGACCGCCAAAAAAGAGGTGGGCGAAGACATCTTTGCCAAGTGGATCTCCGAGTCCAAGGCCATCGTGGGGCGGAGCCAGGAGCGGGAGCTTTTAAACCAGGCCATCGAAAAAACCCTGTTGGGCAAGGGCCAGATTGTGTCCATAGCGGGCGAGGCCGGCATCGGCAAGTCGCGGCTGACCCGCGACCTCACCAGCCGCTGGATGGAGCGGGGCTACACCCTGTTCGGCGGCAGTTGCCAGTCGTACGGCCAGGCCATCAGCTATCTGCCCTGGTCCGAACTTTTGGAAGCCTATCTGGGGCTTAAAAAGACCGACAGCCCGGAGCAGAAGGCCCGAAAGATCGAAAAAGCCCTGGCCATAATAGATCCCCAACTGAAGGACTGGGCCCCGATCATAGGAGAGATCACCGGGGCGCAGATGCCAGAGACCCAACTCACCAAATCTCTGGACGCCAAGCTGCGCCAGCAGAGGCTGTTCGACCTGGCGCTGGACCTGGCAAGCTGGGGCGCCTCTCAGGAGCCGTTGATGCTGATTTTGGAGGACCTGCACTGGGCCGACGGCGCCTCCATGGAACTGCTGAACTATCTGGCCCGCAACATCGGGGAAAAGGCCATCCTGTTATGCCTGGTCTACCGGCCGCTGGAGACCCAGCACGAATTCGCCGCCAAGGACTACCACCAGGCCATCAACCTGAAAGAGCTGACCCCGGAAGAGAGCCTGGAATTGGTGCATTCGCTGCTTGCCATCGAGGGCATGCCGCCGGAGTTGGAGGCGCTGATCCTGAAGAAGAGCCAGGGCAACCCCTTCTTCGTGGAAGAGGTGGTCAAGTCGTTGATCGAGCAGAAGGTGGTGGACCAGAAGGACGGCAAGTGGCAGGTGGTGGCCTCGGAGGTTAAGAACGTCAACATCCCCGACACCGTCCAGGGGGTCATCAAGAGCCGGGTGGACCGCTTAAGCTACGAGACCAAGGAGGCGCTGCAGTTCGCCTCGGTGATCGGGCGGGAGTTCAGCTTTAACCTGCTGTCCGGCATCTATCCCCAAAAGGAGCAGATCAAGCCGGCGCTGGCCGACCTCAACCGCTTTGACCTGGTGCTGCTGGAAGGCGAGGACGGCTATATGTTCAAGCATATCATGACCCAGGAGGTGGCCTACGACAGCCTGCCCTTTGCCAAGCGCCGGGAGCTGCACAACGCCATCGGCGACCAGTTGGAGGAAGCGCATCAGGGTAAAATCGAAGAGGCTTTTGGCTTGCTGGCCCACCACTATTACCACGCCAACAACTGGGAGCCGGCCTTCTTCTATTCGGTGGAGGCCGGGGACAAGGCTAAGAAGGTCTACGCCAACCAGGAGGCTTTGGCCCACTACGACCGCTCGCTGGAGATCTTCGACAAAATGGTTGAGGCCGGGATGCTGCCGGAACTGACTAAAAGGATCGAGGAAGAGATCAAGGCCGAGGAGGCCAAGAAGTCTGTTGAGATGCAGCAGGGGAAATAGTTTTCCGCATATTTTTAAAATCCGCCGTGTCATTAGCTCCGATCAGAAAGCGCGGTGTGCCTTTGTGATTATTGTTTCTTCATGAAAAGCAACAAGGGAACCGCTGTTATTCAGCGGTTCCCTTGTTGTTTGCACCGCTAAACAAAGAACTTTCATATCAAAACAGCCAGGGCAATGGTATTGGCCGCTAATGATCCATAAGACAAATAAGGCTCGCTAATAATTAGTTCTCCCTGAAAAACACGAAAACTCAGAAAATCCATAACCTATTGATCACAAAATATGTTAAAGTAATATTCTGAATTCAACATTTCGCGCTTTTTCGAGTGTTTAGCGGGTTTTTCAGGGAGAACTAAATACTGTCTCCATAAACGGAAAGCATAACATAAGCGGAGAGTTGCCACCGCCACAATGATTGGAATATAATAGCGGCGGGGTCCCTCCGCCCCAAGCGGAGGTGAGCCGAGCTGGCGGAATCCGCAATATAGTAAACGAAATTAAACAAAAATAATATGCGCTGGAAATCCGATTGCCGCCGCTTTTTGGGTGTCAAACCGTGCCCGATAAGCCCGAACTGCCGGGAATGTAAAAGATATTCTCCCTGGAAGGAGAGATTTCTGATTATAAAATTGGCGGCAAAGGGAGACGTGCTGAGGACTACGCCGTTGGCCCTGGCTCTGAAACAGAAATATCCCGGTTCGAAGATTACCTGGCTGACCGATGCCGATGCCGCTCCCCTGCTTTACAACAATCCATCGGTGGATGAATTGCTAGGTTACGATTTTTACTTCCTGACTCAATTATCGGTCGAAAGATTCGACCGGATAATCTGTTTAGACAAGGAACCGCGGGCCGCCGGTTTAGCCTCCATACTGGCGGGCCGCCGCAAATATGGCTTTGGCTGGGATCCCAAGGGCGCCTTGGTTCCCCTGAACAAAGAGAGCCGATATCTTTATGACTTGGGGTTGTCGGACCGTCTTAAATTTCAAATCAATCAAAAAAGTTACCAGCAACTGATAATAGAGGCTGCCGGGCTTGAATATACCGGGCAGAAATATCAATACCGGGAGACCCCGGAAGAATCCCAATGGGCCGGGGCTTATCTGAGCAACCTGTTTCGCAGAGGAACAGGCCTGCCGCTGATCGGCCTCAACACCGGGGTGGGAAGGGCCTTTCCCACCAAGGCCTGGCCGGTTGAAAATTATGCCCGGCTGGCCCGGAGCATCAACCAGGAGAAAATAGGCCGGGCAATTATCCTGGGCGGACCCGGGGAGAAAGTTTTGGTCAAAAAGATTTCCCACCTGGTTCCCGGAATCTTTGCTTCACCCTGCGATCTTAGCCTCAGGCGGTTTGCGGCCCTGATCTCCCGTCTGGACATCATTGTCAGCGCCGACAGCCTGGCCATGCATCTGGGGATCGCCCTGGAGAGAAAAGTGATCGCTTTATTCGGCCCCACCTGCAGCCAGGAAATTGACCTGTACGGGCGGGGAGAGAAACTGGATCTGAGGCTGGATTGTTCCCCCTGCTATAAAACTTCCTGCGCCGGGGCCAAATGCCTGGCCGGAATTTCCCAGGAGGACGTGCTGGCCGCGGTAAAGAGAAACCTATAATCATGAATTTCAGCCTAGGCATTGCAGCTTATAACGAGGCGGCCAATATCGGCAGATTGCTGGACCGCCTATTAGCATATCAACCCGATGTTTCGGGGCTTTCCGAGATCGTGGTAGTGGCCTCCGGCTGCACCGACGAAACCGAGTCCATCGTCCGGTCATATGCCGCAAAAGACAGCAGGGTCAGGCTGATTACCGAACCGCAGCGGAAGGGAAAGGCCTCGGCAGTCAATCTTTTTATCGAGAAATCGGCGAACGATCTTTTGGCGTTGATGAGCGCGGATGTTTTGCCTGATGACGGCGCCCTGAAGCATCTGATCAAACCATTTTCTAACGATAAGATAGGCGTAACGGCCGGCAGGATAATCCCGGTGAACGATAGGTCCAGTTTCATGGGGTTTTACGGGAACCTGTTCTGGTTACTGCACCATCAGATAGGCCTGCAGAGCTTCAAGGCCGGCGAGGCGGTGGCCTTCCGCAAGGTGTTCTCTTCCATCCCGGCCGATACCGCCACCGACGAGACTTGGATAGTTCAGCAGGTGCTGGAGAAAGGATATCTTTCGCAATACATACCCCAGGCCATTTTCAGGAACCGGGGGCCGGATAATATCGGGGATTTCCTCAAAGTCCGGAGGCGTCATCTTGTCGGCTACTATCACCTCTTGAAATTGAGGCCCGATTGGAAACTGCCCGACACCATGGACAATGTCAAGGTCCTTAAGCTGCTGGTCGGCGAATTTTCATTTACGCCCAAAGAAGCGCTGTTTCTGATAGGCTCGGTCCTTTTGGAATTCTGGGCCAGGGCCCTGGCCCAGTATGATTTTTATCTGGCCGGAAAAAATCCTTTTGTGTGGGATACGGCCGCTTCCACAAAATGCCTGGAGGGAAAAAAGTGAATCCCATTGCCGGACAGATCCCTTACCGGATGTTCAGGGCCTGGGGCTGGCCGGTAATCATGCCGCTGAATTACACCATCAGCGTAACCGCCCGCTGCAATTACCGCTGCGCTACCTGCCGGATATACCAGTCAGACCTCCCCGAAATGACGATCCGCGATTACCGCAGTTTATTTTTATCTTTGGGCCGATCGCCTTATTGGGTCACTTTTTCCGGGGGGGAACCGTTTTTGCGCGGCGATTTCGGGGATATCGTCGAGATGTGCTGCGCCATCTGCCGCCCCCAGCTGGTAAATATCCCCACCAACGGAAGTTTTCCCGAGAAGACGGCGGAAACCGCAGGGAACCTGGCGAAACGGCACCATCATATCAATTTCATCGTCAATGTTTCGATTGATTCCACCGGAGACGAGCAGAACGACATCCGCGGCCATAGGGACGCCTGGCGGAATGCCGCGGCCACGGTCGCAGCGTTGAAGAAGGACCGGCCAGGCAATCTCCTGACAGGCATCGGCACTGTCATCTCAAAAAGAAATCTTGACGGTTTTGCCAGGCATCGCGCGGAACTGGAAAAGCTGGGGGCCGGTTCCATGGTGGCCGAGGTGGCCGAAAACCGGGTGGAGTTGCTGAACGAGAGCTTGGACATCACCCCGTCCCCGGAAGAATATAAGGCGATAGCCGACGACCTGATAGAAGAGATCAAGCTGAAGAAAAGGAAAGGATTGGCCGGCCTGACTCAGGCCTTCCGCAAACAGTACTATGGCTATGTCTATAAAATTCTCAGGGGCGAAAAGGGACTGCCCTGCTATGCCGGTTTTGCTTCGGTCCAGATAATGCCGGACGGGGCCGTCTGGGGTTGTTGCATCAGGGGCGATGAGATGGGCCGGCTACCGGATTATGATTACGATTTAAAAAAACTGTGGCATTCTGATAAAGCTGCCGAAACCAGGGGAAAAATAAAATTACGTCGCTGCGCTTGTCCTTTGGCAAATGCGGCTTACACCAATATGATGTTAAATACGGCAACGTCTTTTAAAATATTGGGGAAAATAGTTTTTGAGGGGATGGAATGAATATCAGGGAATATTATGAACTATATTGGAGCGGCGGAGGTTATTTGCCCCCGGATAGCGAGTTGTTGACTTTTAAGAGGAATTTTTTATTTCAGGCGATTAAGGGCTCGCAGGATTTGAGCATTCTGGACCTTGGCTGCGGCGACGGCCGGGTGTCGGCGGGATTTAAAAGAGAATATACTGTTTTTGGAATAGACATTTCAACCAAAGCGCTATTGGAAGCCCAAAAGCGCGGCCTCCTTTCGGTCCTTTATCAGGATGAAACGCTTCCCTTTAAGGATTCTACTTTTGATGTCATCATAACCTTTGATATTCTTGAACATCTGTTTGATCCTGAACATTTACTGCAAGAAGTCCGAAGGGTTTTAAAGCCCAAAGGTCTATTATTGTTGGCTGTGCCCAATGCTGGGATGCTGTATAATCGCTGGTATTTTTTGTTTACCGGACAATTCCGGGATTTCACAGCCGTAAGCGACCGAACCATGCCGGGTTGCAGCATTCAAGAGCATATTCGCTTTTTCAGCCGGAAGGGTATTCTGACGATGTTAAAACGGCTTGGATTTGCGGCGGAAAAGGCGGAGTATTGGTTTCCCAGAAAATTTTACCGGCCAGGATTTTCAAAATTCAGCTTTTTAGGCTCAATGATCATTCTTTTTAGATTGGAAAAACTTTTCCCGACTCTTTTGGCGCAAGTATTTTTTATTAAAGCTGGGAAACAGGCCGCTGATTTGAATTATAAAAACACCATCAGAAGATAATGTATTTTTTAGGGTTAACATCCGGCAACCATGACAGCTCCGCCGCCCTGGTCAAGGATGGCGAGTTAATAGCGGCGGCCCAGGAGGAGCGTTTTGACCGCCGGAAACACTCGGCCGCTTTCCCCAAACAAGCAGTGCGTTTTTGTTTGGAAAATGCCGGGATTTCCCTTGCCGAGCTAACCGGAGTAGGTTTCTATTGGCGGCCGTGGGCCAGTCTTTACGCCAAGGCATTTTGGCTTCTCAAGTACTTTCCCTATTCATTGGGCCTGTTCAAAGAGGGGATGAATCCGCATAATTTTTTAAAGATGCAACTGATAGATGAGGAGCTAAAGAGGAGTTTCGGCTGCTCCCGGACGATTCCGGTAAGATTTTATGACCACCACTTGACGCATGCCGCCAGCGCTTTTTTTCTCTCGCCATTTGAACGGGCGGCCATATTAACAATGGATGGCAGCGGAGAATATTTGGCTTGCGGTTTTTACTTGGGACAGGGGAAGAGCATTAAAAAATGCGGAGGGTTACCCTTTCCCAATTCTTTGGGCTATCTCTACTCAGCCGTTACGGAATATCTGGGATTTGAGAAGAATGAGGGGGAGGGAACAGTGATGGGTTTGGCCGCCTACGGTAAACCCGCT
The candidate division TA06 bacterium DNA segment above includes these coding regions:
- a CDS encoding GIY-YIG nuclease family protein — translated: MYWVYIIQSITTKNYYTGYTSDLVQRLKRHNANQTKSIKNSGPFVIVHTEEFKTKEDAFRRERQIKRYKSGNAFKKLVNK
- a CDS encoding glycosyltransferase family 9 protein is translated as MAAKGDVLRTTPLALALKQKYPGSKITWLTDADAAPLLYNNPSVDELLGYDFYFLTQLSVERFDRIICLDKEPRAAGLASILAGRRKYGFGWDPKGALVPLNKESRYLYDLGLSDRLKFQINQKSYQQLIIEAAGLEYTGQKYQYRETPEESQWAGAYLSNLFRRGTGLPLIGLNTGVGRAFPTKAWPVENYARLARSINQEKIGRAIILGGPGEKVLVKKISHLVPGIFASPCDLSLRRFAALISRLDIIVSADSLAMHLGIALERKVIALFGPTCSQEIDLYGRGEKLDLRLDCSPCYKTSCAGAKCLAGISQEDVLAAVKRNL
- a CDS encoding radical SAM protein, with product MNPIAGQIPYRMFRAWGWPVIMPLNYTISVTARCNYRCATCRIYQSDLPEMTIRDYRSLFLSLGRSPYWVTFSGGEPFLRGDFGDIVEMCCAICRPQLVNIPTNGSFPEKTAETAGNLAKRHHHINFIVNVSIDSTGDEQNDIRGHRDAWRNAAATVAALKKDRPGNLLTGIGTVISKRNLDGFARHRAELEKLGAGSMVAEVAENRVELLNESLDITPSPEEYKAIADDLIEEIKLKKRKGLAGLTQAFRKQYYGYVYKILRGEKGLPCYAGFASVQIMPDGAVWGCCIRGDEMGRLPDYDYDLKKLWHSDKAAETRGKIKLRRCACPLANAAYTNMMLNTATSFKILGKIVFEGME
- a CDS encoding glycosyltransferase, with product MNFSLGIAAYNEAANIGRLLDRLLAYQPDVSGLSEIVVVASGCTDETESIVRSYAAKDSRVRLITEPQRKGKASAVNLFIEKSANDLLALMSADVLPDDGALKHLIKPFSNDKIGVTAGRIIPVNDRSSFMGFYGNLFWLLHHQIGLQSFKAGEAVAFRKVFSSIPADTATDETWIVQQVLEKGYLSQYIPQAIFRNRGPDNIGDFLKVRRRHLVGYYHLLKLRPDWKLPDTMDNVKVLKLLVGEFSFTPKEALFLIGSVLLEFWARALAQYDFYLAGKNPFVWDTAASTKCLEGKK
- a CDS encoding nucleoside deaminase, yielding MQRALKLAQKAALNNEVPVGAVVVYSGRIVGRGWNQVETKQDASRHAEIIALAQAAKKLGRWRLTGCTLYVTLEPCTMCAGAMALARIDRLVFAAVDPKAGACGSAFNIAGDRRLNHRIEIKSGVLREESSKLLKDFFKEKRKNFDFQRRP
- a CDS encoding XylR N-terminal domain-containing protein; the protein is MAQTVKVPAQFESIFAEAEKNVRSFFASMVSDPTKGVITIGGERYILMRGESIFLSLRNKMIADFGAEVAASFLYDLAKTVGRSDARHFAEKLGLKDPIQRLSAGPVHFSHTGWAFVDILPESRPTPDENYLLVYNHPNTFESAACLRQGKRSDHPVCLFSAGYSAGWCSFSFGIELDAREIMCLAAGAGDCRFVMAPPQRLQMQVDKYLTGS
- a CDS encoding AAA family ATPase, giving the protein MKLDASLVKYLGQPLAEKLESGKLSGEETRQASEKLNRLFAALSPYLPRGLHARRQGLIKGEKLTAAILLADVSGFTTLSERLSRTGKEGAEEVTSIINGYFSPLIKIALKYGGDLIRFGGDSITVIFEPLPDETAGKERRAAQAAWEMAEFVKNFAEVKTSIGSFPVGLHLALHTGSFTICRVGSEKEGLQYLLAGQSAAAAARLEDEAEAGQILISKEMHQALTGSVKDEKKSGDTFQLLELTDQAPAGLEQKEEADLSPETMAQKIQDLAAYLPPWLFQRMIADPKSGAQSGEHTRATALFLSFSGLDFDHDASAVAKLQNYYQVLQQTVKSYDGHLNKIDSGQDGQRALILFGAPQSHEDDEIRAALCGLEMLSHQEFSYGGMHQKFGINSGYVFAGTVGSAARREYTAMGDEVNLAARLMGSAQDEELLITEATHRKCKNKFLAEPLGERQFKGKAHPISIFKVTAKKEVGEDIFAKWISESKAIVGRSQERELLNQAIEKTLLGKGQIVSIAGEAGIGKSRLTRDLTSRWMERGYTLFGGSCQSYGQAISYLPWSELLEAYLGLKKTDSPEQKARKIEKALAIIDPQLKDWAPIIGEITGAQMPETQLTKSLDAKLRQQRLFDLALDLASWGASQEPLMLILEDLHWADGASMELLNYLARNIGEKAILLCLVYRPLETQHEFAAKDYHQAINLKELTPEESLELVHSLLAIEGMPPELEALILKKSQGNPFFVEEVVKSLIEQKVVDQKDGKWQVVASEVKNVNIPDTVQGVIKSRVDRLSYETKEALQFASVIGREFSFNLLSGIYPQKEQIKPALADLNRFDLVLLEGEDGYMFKHIMTQEVAYDSLPFAKRRELHNAIGDQLEEAHQGKIEEAFGLLAHHYYHANNWEPAFFYSVEAGDKAKKVYANQEALAHYDRSLEIFDKMVEAGMLPELTKRIEEEIKAEEAKKSVEMQQGK
- a CDS encoding class I SAM-dependent methyltransferase, with translation MNIREYYELYWSGGGYLPPDSELLTFKRNFLFQAIKGSQDLSILDLGCGDGRVSAGFKREYTVFGIDISTKALLEAQKRGLLSVLYQDETLPFKDSTFDVIITFDILEHLFDPEHLLQEVRRVLKPKGLLLLAVPNAGMLYNRWYFLFTGQFRDFTAVSDRTMPGCSIQEHIRFFSRKGILTMLKRLGFAAEKAEYWFPRKFYRPGFSKFSFLGSMIILFRLEKLFPTLLAQVFFIKAGKQAADLNYKNTIRR